One region of uncultured Methanolobus sp. genomic DNA includes:
- a CDS encoding radical SAM protein: protein MKPKYYFYRNPLFKVYAQVENNRVRMKTSGIASSVMGSFVADMMEIFEDTKPSKVEKDQLIYSTWMPPIPSKAFDRLVSSQMKAMRGKYVPEQITISITEECPNRCLHCALPDTKNKARLDPATVKSVIDQTIDLGTTLIIFDGGEPLLYDGLEELISYVDQSRAIPGLFTSGVGMTLERAESLKNAGLSMLSVSFDSANEEGHDYMRGRPGVFREAVNALKNGLNAGLLVGIYVVLSPRNVDELDDFYELAKELGVHELSFYEIVPTGRWEGHEKEVLSAEDLKKFDDFVERTSHAEGPRVFPIPQIIRKMGCFAGRKWLHVTPEGNVLPCACMPKPYGNIHEESLESIWKKIYTDPVFCSGPCLMRDSSFRINHLGLER, encoded by the coding sequence ATGAAACCAAAATACTATTTCTACAGGAACCCACTTTTCAAGGTATATGCTCAGGTTGAAAATAACCGGGTAAGGATGAAGACTTCGGGTATCGCATCCTCAGTAATGGGTTCGTTTGTAGCGGATATGATGGAAATATTCGAGGACACAAAGCCCTCAAAGGTTGAAAAAGATCAGCTTATCTATTCAACATGGATGCCTCCGATACCAAGCAAGGCATTTGACAGGCTTGTATCAAGCCAGATGAAAGCCATGAGGGGAAAATATGTTCCTGAACAAATTACAATTTCAATTACAGAAGAGTGTCCTAACAGGTGTCTACACTGCGCTCTTCCTGACACTAAGAATAAAGCAAGGTTAGACCCTGCTACTGTAAAAAGCGTTATAGACCAGACAATTGACCTTGGCACCACACTCATTATCTTCGATGGCGGTGAACCGCTTCTTTATGACGGTCTTGAAGAGCTCATCAGCTATGTAGACCAGTCACGTGCAATTCCCGGGCTGTTCACATCAGGTGTGGGAATGACTCTGGAGCGTGCAGAGAGTCTCAAAAATGCGGGTCTTTCTATGTTAAGTGTAAGCTTTGACAGCGCCAATGAAGAAGGGCACGATTACATGAGAGGCAGGCCGGGTGTTTTCAGGGAAGCTGTAAATGCTCTCAAAAACGGACTTAACGCAGGTCTGCTGGTTGGAATTTATGTAGTCCTCTCACCACGTAATGTTGATGAACTTGATGATTTCTACGAACTTGCAAAGGAACTTGGAGTTCATGAACTTTCATTCTATGAGATCGTCCCGACCGGCAGGTGGGAAGGTCATGAGAAGGAAGTGCTTTCAGCGGAAGACCTGAAAAAGTTCGATGATTTTGTTGAAAGAACATCCCATGCAGAAGGCCCTCGTGTTTTCCCGATACCTCAGATAATCCGAAAAATGGGATGTTTTGCAGGCAGGAAATGGCTTCATGTCACTCCGGAAGGAAATGTGCTCCCATGTGCATGCATGCCGAAACCATATGGTAACATTCACGAGGAAAGCCTTGAATCTATCTGGAAAAAGATATACACTGATCCCGTATTCTGTTCAGGTCCGTGTCTTATGCGTGATTCTTCATTCAGGATCAATCATCTCGGGCTTGAACGCTGA
- a CDS encoding DUF473 domain-containing protein, with protein MEYIALTGISERVISELRQNRLLSIEIRSPNNFLAALRMNVGEMLFLTHTSAEDLTGGSMGIIAKLVRHQVSTHRVMQSNEAFYEERETTSLRLQLDPKCTARVRKVLNNTIGEVTKVDAEEIPLYNAR; from the coding sequence ATGGAATATATTGCTTTAACAGGAATATCTGAGCGTGTTATCTCAGAACTGAGACAAAACAGGCTCCTGTCCATAGAGATCAGGAGTCCTAACAACTTTCTGGCTGCACTGCGCATGAACGTAGGTGAGATGTTGTTCCTGACCCACACAAGTGCCGAGGACCTCACAGGCGGCAGCATGGGCATAATCGCAAAACTGGTAAGGCATCAGGTCTCCACCCACCGCGTAATGCAGAGCAACGAAGCCTTTTACGAGGAACGTGAAACCACAAGCCTCAGGCTTCAGCTTGACCCTAAATGCACTGCACGTGTCAGGAAAGTCCTGAACAACACCATCGGTGAGGTCACAAAAGTAGATGCGGAAGAAATTCCACTTTACAACGCCAGATAG
- a CDS encoding DUF169 domain-containing protein produces MNPCRDSNYPDYPNHQSYQSYPNIEALMEEGEPVCISLCEEEGENSEMLYCELVHLARNGESFLIEDQRCRPGKFILGVSENSPANYYLKSNRYKDEETAQKTVESLPRIEREYRSIKMEPHGKNSGKFDVLLLYLKPESAMKIIQAYAFHFGEGITSRSIGAASICGDCTARVLKDGIGVSYGCKGSRKHSGYANEEVPVGIAYGMLEKIEEGLKTIPATFD; encoded by the coding sequence ATGAACCCATGCAGAGATTCAAATTATCCTGATTATCCAAATCATCAAAGTTATCAAAGCTACCCGAACATTGAGGCACTCATGGAGGAAGGTGAGCCGGTGTGCATTTCTCTTTGTGAGGAGGAAGGAGAGAATTCAGAGATGCTTTATTGTGAACTCGTTCATCTGGCACGAAACGGGGAATCTTTCCTGATAGAAGACCAGAGATGCAGACCTGGAAAATTCATACTTGGTGTTAGTGAGAACAGTCCGGCAAACTATTACCTGAAATCCAATCGCTACAAAGACGAAGAGACTGCACAGAAGACTGTTGAGTCGCTTCCGAGGATTGAAAGGGAGTACAGGTCAATAAAAATGGAGCCTCATGGGAAAAATAGCGGCAAATTCGATGTTCTTTTGCTTTACCTGAAACCTGAAAGTGCCATGAAGATTATTCAGGCATATGCGTTTCATTTTGGAGAGGGAATTACTTCAAGATCAATTGGTGCGGCATCCATATGCGGAGATTGTACTGCAAGGGTGCTGAAAGATGGGATTGGTGTTTCCTACGGATGCAAGGGTTCGAGAAAACACAGCGGTTATGCTAATGAGGAAGTCCCGGTCGGAATTGCATATGGTATGCTGGAAAAAATAGAAGAGGGACTGAAAACCATCCCTGCAACATTTGATTGA
- a CDS encoding coiled-coil protein, with protein sequence MIKELNEKKTELKKQSEEYKKQRNELNAEASTLAAKRNELNKKTKDLINEAQEYKTLRDENNEKVKENKALRDEVNNKANDLFAKIDQIRNENNLGGPSIKDIRKEIDRLEFAQQTEVLTTNKERELVNKITELQKQYVVKKQQLESNDELKNLLAQAQEIRDEASTYHTTLSEYAQKAQEYHDKMITTFKEADKVRAESDAAHKEFVQFQEKADEQHKLFITAQKEIREIDKELRKLRKGDVDGKKEAAREDARKDAEDIFDKFKSGGKLTTENLMALQRSGFLK encoded by the coding sequence ATGATTAAAGAACTGAATGAGAAGAAGACTGAGCTTAAAAAGCAGTCTGAAGAATATAAGAAGCAACGTAACGAACTTAATGCAGAAGCAAGTACACTTGCGGCAAAGCGTAATGAGCTGAACAAAAAAACAAAAGACCTTATCAATGAAGCACAGGAATACAAGACTCTTCGTGATGAGAACAACGAGAAGGTAAAGGAGAACAAAGCACTCCGTGATGAGGTCAATAACAAGGCTAATGATTTATTTGCCAAGATAGACCAGATACGCAATGAGAACAACCTTGGTGGTCCTTCTATCAAAGATATCCGTAAGGAGATCGACAGGCTGGAATTTGCACAGCAGACAGAGGTACTTACAACCAACAAGGAAAGGGAACTGGTCAACAAAATCACTGAACTCCAGAAACAGTATGTTGTAAAGAAACAGCAGCTTGAAAGCAATGATGAGCTCAAGAACCTGCTGGCACAGGCACAGGAGATCAGGGACGAGGCATCCACTTATCACACTACACTTTCAGAGTACGCACAGAAGGCACAGGAATATCATGACAAGATGATCACTACCTTCAAAGAGGCTGACAAGGTCCGCGCAGAATCTGATGCTGCTCACAAAGAATTCGTTCAATTCCAGGAAAAAGCTGACGAACAGCACAAACTCTTCATCACGGCTCAGAAAGAGATCCGTGAGATCGACAAGGAACTTCGCAAACTCAGGAAGGGAGATGTCGATGGCAAGAAAGAAGCTGCAAGAGAAGATGCACGCAAGGATGCAGAAGACATCTTTGACAAATTCAAGTCTGGTGGCAAGCTTACTACAGAGAACCTTATGGCCCTCCAGAGATCAGGTTTCCTGAAATAA
- a CDS encoding ATP-binding protein, producing MNERYYGILQGYVSTQEEKYLLRSKDFGSELVRYGVPPDEIVEMHERAVRKLIVDLSTDDVMECTLLVSVPLVEVMVAYGHAFRELVKELEIRSRELQESNELKELFADIMRHDLLNPASQINGFASVLLGLETNKTKRSMLSNIRESNRNLIYMIEEAAEFAKLDSVDELDFSVHDLGLILREVTDSFSLKLRENEMTISLEAESYYPSMVNPIIEQVFLNLVSNAIKYSPKGSHIVVSISDTGDEWEVAVKDNGMGIPEGDGELIFTRFSRLDKVKGGIKGTGLGLAIVHKIVTLHNGSVGVKSNHPEKGSTFWVRLNKANAN from the coding sequence ATCAATGAGCGGTACTATGGGATATTGCAAGGTTATGTCTCAACTCAGGAAGAAAAGTATTTGTTGAGGTCAAAGGATTTTGGTTCTGAGCTTGTCAGGTATGGTGTTCCTCCTGATGAGATTGTTGAGATGCATGAGCGAGCGGTAAGAAAGTTGATAGTTGATCTTTCCACAGACGACGTCATGGAATGCACGTTGCTTGTTTCAGTTCCTCTTGTAGAGGTCATGGTGGCCTATGGTCATGCATTCAGGGAGCTGGTAAAGGAACTTGAGATAAGATCCCGGGAATTGCAAGAGTCCAATGAACTCAAAGAGTTATTTGCAGATATAATGCGTCATGATCTTTTGAACCCTGCTTCCCAGATAAATGGTTTTGCTTCGGTTCTGCTTGGATTGGAGACCAATAAGACTAAAAGGTCAATGCTCTCAAATATCCGTGAAAGCAATCGTAATCTCATATATATGATAGAAGAGGCAGCAGAGTTTGCAAAATTGGATTCTGTTGATGAACTTGATTTTTCAGTACATGACCTGGGTTTAATTCTCAGGGAAGTTACTGATAGTTTTTCTTTGAAATTGAGGGAAAACGAGATGACAATCAGCCTGGAGGCTGAAAGTTACTACCCTTCAATGGTAAATCCTATTATTGAACAGGTATTTTTGAATCTTGTTTCTAATGCTATTAAGTACAGTCCAAAAGGTAGCCATATTGTTGTAAGTATATCAGATACCGGAGATGAATGGGAGGTTGCTGTGAAAGACAATGGAATGGGCATCCCGGAGGGAGATGGAGAATTAATCTTCACACGTTTTTCAAGGCTTGATAAGGTAAAAGGCGGGATCAAAGGGACAGGTCTTGGTCTTGCCATCGTTCACAAGATAGTAACTCTTCACAATGGCAGTGTTGGTGTGAAAAGTAATCATCCGGAGAAAGGTAGTACTTTCTGGGTAAGGCTGAATAAGGCTAATGCAAATTAA
- a CDS encoding pyruvate kinase alpha/beta domain-containing protein, which translates to MEKKITYFDDVGKENTEEVMKLSAKRAAELGIKYVVLASTSGETALIAAEAFKGQDVKIIAITHQYGLKEPGKWEVDEDKLAKLNELGVVMTTQSHMFSGVERAIQKRIGGASRADVISDTLRAVFGKGFKVAIESAMMAADSGHIPVSKDTEIIAIGGTRQGADVSVVLRAAHSFDFFGNQIREIIAMPRAKEEPK; encoded by the coding sequence ATGGAAAAGAAAATCACATACTTTGACGATGTTGGAAAAGAAAACACAGAAGAAGTCATGAAATTATCTGCAAAAAGAGCAGCAGAGCTTGGAATAAAATACGTTGTGCTGGCAAGCACAAGCGGGGAAACTGCACTTATTGCAGCAGAAGCATTCAAAGGACAGGACGTCAAGATCATAGCGATCACACACCAGTACGGACTTAAGGAACCTGGAAAATGGGAAGTCGATGAGGACAAGCTTGCAAAGCTCAATGAGCTTGGTGTTGTAATGACAACACAGTCGCACATGTTCTCAGGTGTTGAGCGTGCAATCCAGAAGCGCATTGGTGGTGCAAGCCGTGCTGATGTCATATCCGACACATTAAGAGCCGTATTTGGAAAAGGATTCAAGGTCGCTATTGAAAGCGCAATGATGGCAGCAGACTCCGGTCACATACCAGTATCCAAAGACACAGAAATAATAGCAATTGGCGGAACCAGACAGGGAGCTGACGTATCAGTGGTTCTCAGGGCTGCCCATTCCTTTGATTTCTTTGGCAATCAGATCCGAGAGATCATAGCAATGCCAAGAGCTAAGGAAGAGCCAAAATAA
- the serB gene encoding phosphoserine phosphatase SerB, producing the protein MRDSNSRFDEVSRTSNNSDRVKLIVFDMDSTLIDAETIDELAEAAGVGDKVAAITESAMRGEIDFSEALQQRVRLLEGLPLEKAKKALARMPFMPGAKELVSYLKSRGYKTAMISGGFTIAADRVGDTLGMDHVVSNELLTDNGCLTGEVRGLLTDQGSKEFVLEDISERYGIKPDECIVVGDGANDICIFKRAKFAIAFNSKPILHEHANIVITEKNLEAVIPVIQSLESD; encoded by the coding sequence ATGCGGGATTCAAATTCCAGGTTTGATGAAGTGAGTCGTACCAGCAACAATTCTGATAGGGTTAAATTAATAGTTTTTGATATGGACAGCACCCTTATAGATGCTGAAACCATTGACGAACTAGCAGAGGCCGCAGGAGTGGGAGACAAAGTCGCAGCCATTACTGAAAGTGCAATGCGCGGAGAAATTGATTTTTCCGAAGCTCTTCAGCAAAGGGTCAGGCTTCTGGAAGGACTACCACTTGAAAAGGCAAAGAAGGCTCTTGCCAGAATGCCTTTCATGCCAGGTGCGAAAGAACTGGTTTCTTACCTGAAATCCCGAGGATATAAAACTGCAATGATCTCAGGTGGCTTTACAATAGCTGCTGACCGTGTTGGAGATACACTGGGAATGGATCACGTGGTTTCAAACGAATTACTGACTGACAATGGGTGTCTTACCGGAGAAGTTAGAGGTTTACTTACGGACCAGGGCTCCAAGGAGTTCGTTCTGGAAGATATCTCTGAAAGATATGGAATAAAACCGGATGAGTGTATAGTGGTTGGCGACGGTGCTAACGACATATGCATATTCAAAAGGGCTAAGTTTGCCATTGCTTTCAATTCCAAACCGATTCTGCATGAACATGCCAATATTGTCATTACAGAAAAGAACCTTGAGGCAGTAATACCGGTAATCCAGTCGCTGGAATCCGATTAA
- a CDS encoding F420-dependent methylenetetrahydromethanopterin dehydrogenase, with protein sequence MAKIGFIKLGNLGMSQVIDLVQDEIAAREGITVRVFGTGPKMGKDEAAATEELKKFDADFYVMISPNSSAPGPTAAREIYKDVPCVVISDGPTKKDDRAALEEAGFGYIIMTVDPLIGAKTEFLDPVEMASFNSDAMKVLSTCGVVRLIQEELDKLAAMADEGKDLELPHILAKPEKCIARAGFNNPYAKAKGLAALHMADMVAKINFPACFMMKEIEQVTLTTAAGHEMMRAAAQLAIEAREIEKANDSVFRQPHAKKGHLMTKTALYEKPQ encoded by the coding sequence ATGGCAAAGATTGGATTCATAAAGCTAGGTAACTTAGGCATGAGCCAGGTCATCGACCTTGTACAGGACGAGATCGCAGCAAGAGAAGGAATTACCGTCCGTGTATTCGGAACCGGTCCTAAAATGGGTAAAGACGAGGCAGCAGCAACAGAAGAACTCAAAAAATTCGATGCTGACTTCTACGTTATGATCAGCCCTAACTCAAGCGCACCAGGCCCAACCGCAGCTCGTGAGATATACAAAGACGTTCCATGTGTTGTTATCTCAGACGGTCCAACAAAGAAGGACGACCGTGCAGCACTTGAAGAAGCTGGATTTGGTTACATCATTATGACCGTTGACCCACTCATCGGTGCAAAGACAGAATTCCTTGACCCTGTCGAGATGGCTTCATTTAACTCAGATGCAATGAAGGTCCTTTCAACCTGCGGTGTTGTAAGACTTATTCAGGAAGAACTTGACAAGCTCGCTGCAATGGCAGACGAAGGTAAGGATCTTGAACTTCCACACATCCTCGCAAAGCCAGAGAAGTGCATCGCAAGAGCAGGATTCAACAACCCATACGCAAAGGCAAAGGGTCTTGCAGCTCTGCACATGGCTGACATGGTCGCAAAGATCAACTTCCCGGCATGCTTCATGATGAAGGAGATCGAGCAGGTTACACTCACAACTGCAGCAGGTCACGAGATGATGCGCGCAGCAGCACAGCTGGCAATCGAAGCAAGAGAGATCGAAAAGGCAAACGACAGTGTCTTCAGACAGCCACACGCAAAGAAGGGCCACCTGATGACCAAGACAGCTCTCTACGAGAAGCCACAGTAA
- a CDS encoding endonuclease V, with translation MSVSSKGPYKNKPDIIVFDSCGINHPIKAGMATYFGAVMDIPTVGVSKKVLCGDSETPVEVGESQKLRYKDDHVGWLLKSNKRSNPIIIAPGHKVSVDSSLEIVKHCLKGYKLPEPTRLAHMYAAEAKKEILEHEDRD, from the coding sequence TTGAGTGTCAGTTCTAAAGGACCCTATAAGAATAAGCCGGACATTATAGTCTTTGATTCCTGCGGCATCAACCATCCGATCAAAGCAGGGATGGCAACTTATTTTGGAGCAGTAATGGATATTCCCACAGTTGGAGTTTCCAAGAAAGTCCTTTGTGGTGATTCTGAGACGCCTGTTGAAGTTGGAGAATCACAAAAGCTGAGGTATAAAGATGATCATGTTGGCTGGCTTCTGAAAAGTAATAAACGCAGCAACCCTATCATTATAGCACCCGGGCACAAAGTTTCAGTTGATAGCTCTCTTGAGATCGTAAAACACTGCCTTAAAGGGTATAAACTTCCTGAACCTACAAGACTTGCACATATGTATGCGGCAGAAGCTAAGAAAGAGATTCTTGAACACGAAGACAGGGATTGA
- a CDS encoding endonuclease V, protein MNNSELDYWFDPSSRTLEELRVLQKKAIEKLSLDDGFGKIERIAGVDCAYFDDKIVCAMPVLDYNTLEIIEKKYIVQKIAFPYIPTYLNFREGKAIASVFMKLKNICPFQNDIHFQLEKSLFSLY, encoded by the coding sequence TTGAATAATAGCGAACTGGATTACTGGTTCGATCCCTCTTCACGCACACTGGAGGAACTGCGAGTCCTCCAGAAAAAGGCCATTGAGAAGTTAAGTCTTGATGATGGTTTTGGAAAGATAGAAAGGATAGCAGGTGTGGACTGCGCATATTTTGATGATAAAATCGTCTGTGCCATGCCTGTTCTGGACTACAATACCCTTGAAATTATTGAAAAGAAATACATCGTACAAAAGATTGCTTTTCCGTATATTCCAACGTACCTGAACTTCAGGGAAGGAAAAGCCATTGCATCTGTTTTTATGAAACTTAAGAATATATGCCCCTTTCAAAATGACATTCATTTCCAGTTAGAAAAATCCCTATTTTCTTTATATTAG
- a CDS encoding proteasome assembly chaperone family protein — MAETDYDDNNVKIMTTEIQTENPVLIEGFPGIGLVGNIASQQIIDELKMEYIGSIDSRHFPPIAVLYEGLINMPVRIYESTEYGMVMVVSDIPINPVVAYDISKAFVSWAKAINVKEVVSLAGIATMSEEHKVFGAATNTDMLEKIKEKVELFQMGTISGISGSIMGECLVSEIPAISLLGSTMSQNPDPRAAAVVIDVLNLLYDYKINTEGLIEQAEKIEIEMQRLAEDVRTTEQPTAGGRKEFPMYG; from the coding sequence TTGGCTGAAACAGATTATGACGACAATAATGTAAAGATCATGACCACAGAGATACAGACTGAAAACCCTGTATTAATAGAGGGTTTTCCGGGTATAGGTTTAGTTGGTAACATTGCCAGCCAGCAGATAATAGACGAACTTAAGATGGAATATATAGGTTCCATAGATTCCAGGCATTTTCCGCCTATAGCAGTTCTCTATGAAGGTCTCATCAACATGCCAGTCAGGATCTACGAAAGCACAGAGTATGGCATGGTAATGGTGGTTTCTGACATTCCAATCAATCCTGTAGTTGCATATGACATAAGCAAAGCTTTTGTCTCATGGGCTAAAGCAATCAATGTAAAAGAGGTCGTATCCCTTGCGGGAATAGCAACCATGAGCGAGGAGCACAAAGTATTCGGTGCAGCCACCAACACGGACATGCTGGAGAAAATAAAGGAAAAAGTAGAACTATTCCAGATGGGAACAATCTCAGGAATCTCCGGCAGTATCATGGGAGAATGCCTTGTAAGCGAAATTCCTGCCATAAGCCTGCTCGGCTCAACCATGAGCCAGAACCCTGATCCAAGGGCAGCAGCAGTAGTGATCGATGTTCTGAACCTTCTTTATGATTACAAGATCAACACCGAAGGTCTCATAGAACAGGCAGAAAAGATCGAGATCGAGATGCAGAGACTCGCAGAAGACGTGAGGACAACCGAGCAACCCACAGCAGGTGGAAGAAAAGAATTCCCAATGTACGGGTGA